A single genomic interval of Luteolibacter yonseiensis harbors:
- a CDS encoding sigma-70 family RNA polymerase sigma factor encodes MDSDTDLLRRFAATGEEAAFSLLVARHAGMMQGVAVRCTGDHALAEEVTQTVFSILVRKARSLQHECLAGWLQRTTFLEARNARRKAARYRHTLLRFGGVGQAALAPEPASTEEILLHLDEALSRLPARNRQLVVLRFYERKSVGEIAAATGTNHEACKKQIQRSVHRLGDLLRRHGVATTSGTLCSVMAAQCFSASSAPAATLASASAGTASSVLPLTLLFMNTNAILKTSAVVLVLAAIPVTVMWQRNEKPAPAPRQASSSAPSEVRAAPAPADDPALATKSAAVRKPAAAAPPKDRGLADTPADFARQIRSVLGGEAGEDEQLAFWQAVKSGEKLDRLIGELQQETAAAKTDVDSRLTLGLAYVAKIWSMPDGPEKAIWAGKAEGVWKEVLALEPTNWEAQRNIAFSYSRYPEFLNKTGDAIAEYETTLALQEAAPQPRKGFAESYLEMARLQMKIGDPGSALSTLERGAAAHPDNASITKQLEVVRRSYKFEGTGE; translated from the coding sequence ATGGACAGCGACACCGATCTCCTCCGCCGCTTCGCCGCCACCGGCGAGGAAGCGGCTTTTTCCCTGCTGGTCGCGCGCCACGCCGGGATGATGCAGGGAGTGGCGGTACGCTGCACGGGTGACCACGCCCTCGCCGAGGAGGTGACCCAGACGGTTTTTTCCATTCTGGTGCGGAAGGCCCGTTCGCTTCAGCACGAGTGTCTGGCGGGCTGGCTGCAGCGCACGACGTTTCTGGAAGCCCGGAACGCCCGCCGCAAGGCGGCCCGCTACCGCCATACCCTGCTGCGGTTCGGCGGGGTGGGGCAGGCGGCGCTTGCCCCGGAGCCGGCGTCCACCGAAGAAATCCTGCTGCACCTGGATGAGGCGCTCTCCCGCCTCCCGGCACGCAACAGGCAACTGGTGGTGCTTCGTTTTTATGAGAGGAAAAGCGTGGGCGAGATCGCCGCCGCGACCGGGACGAACCACGAGGCCTGCAAGAAACAGATCCAGCGGTCCGTCCACCGCCTGGGCGACCTGCTGCGGCGTCATGGCGTGGCGACCACATCCGGCACCCTCTGCTCGGTGATGGCCGCGCAGTGTTTTTCCGCCTCCTCCGCGCCCGCCGCCACCCTCGCCTCCGCATCGGCGGGCACCGCTTCATCCGTTCTCCCGTTGACCCTTCTTTTTATGAATACCAATGCCATTCTCAAGACCTCGGCGGTCGTCCTTGTCCTCGCCGCCATTCCCGTGACCGTGATGTGGCAACGGAATGAAAAACCGGCGCCTGCCCCGCGGCAGGCATCGTCATCCGCCCCGTCGGAAGTGAGGGCCGCGCCCGCCCCGGCGGACGATCCGGCACTCGCGACGAAATCGGCCGCGGTCAGGAAACCCGCCGCGGCGGCCCCGCCGAAGGACCGCGGTCTGGCGGACACGCCCGCCGACTTCGCCAGACAGATCCGCAGCGTGCTGGGCGGCGAGGCGGGCGAGGACGAGCAACTGGCGTTTTGGCAGGCCGTGAAATCCGGCGAGAAGCTCGACCGCCTCATCGGCGAACTGCAACAGGAGACCGCCGCCGCCAAGACCGATGTGGACTCCCGCCTCACCCTCGGGCTCGCCTACGTGGCGAAGATCTGGAGCATGCCGGACGGACCGGAAAAAGCGATCTGGGCGGGCAAGGCGGAAGGCGTGTGGAAGGAGGTGCTGGCTCTGGAACCCACCAACTGGGAGGCCCAGCGCAACATCGCCTTTTCCTACAGCCGCTATCCGGAATTCCTCAACAAGACCGGCGATGCGATCGCGGAATACGAAACCACCCTCGCCCTGCAGGAAGCCGCCCCGCAACCCCGCAAGGGATTCGCCGAAAGCTACCTGGAAATGGCCCGGCTGCAGATGAAGATCGGCGATCCCGGCAGCGCCCTCTCCACCTTGGAACGCGGCGCCGCCGCCCACCCGGACAACGCCTCGATCACCAAACAGCTCGAGGTGGTCCGGCGGTCCTACAAGTTCGAGGGGACGGGGGAGTGA
- the tnpA gene encoding IS200/IS605 family transposase yields MPQSLAQILVHLVFSTKNREPWLDDGLRDELHAYIGGIVENQKGSLLKAGSVADHVHLLIAHPRTVAPSEMVQEIKTGSSRWLKTKGPKYVNFHWQSGYGIFSISPSHRPALERYIEDQAEHHRKVTFQEEYRRLLSRYGMGFDERYVWD; encoded by the coding sequence ATGCCCCAATCGCTCGCCCAAATCCTCGTGCATCTGGTTTTCTCCACCAAGAACCGGGAACCATGGCTGGACGACGGACTACGCGATGAACTCCATGCCTACATCGGGGGAATTGTGGAGAACCAAAAAGGATCGTTGCTGAAGGCGGGATCTGTCGCGGACCACGTCCATCTTCTGATCGCCCATCCGCGTACCGTCGCGCCTTCGGAAATGGTGCAGGAAATCAAAACCGGATCGTCCAGATGGTTGAAGACAAAAGGTCCGAAATATGTGAATTTCCATTGGCAATCGGGATATGGAATCTTTTCCATCAGTCCGTCACATCGGCCCGCGTTGGAACGGTATATCGAGGATCAGGCGGAGCATCACCGGAAAGTGACCTTTCAGGAAGAATACCGGCGGTTGTTGAGCCGGTATGGAATGGGATTCGATGAGAGATATGTTTGGGATTGA